One genomic window of Arachis stenosperma cultivar V10309 chromosome 10, arast.V10309.gnm1.PFL2, whole genome shotgun sequence includes the following:
- the LOC130957825 gene encoding uncharacterized protein LOC130957825 translates to MEKKDNKRKDQPSSASTNYRRRNVKPKLSAVTPPNPEPQHQEIRELQTLSLFPTEPSSSSNHSQVPEFSSPPQPPLAPAVIDDLDIVITPPFPWATDRPAKIHTLQYLNQNKILTITGDVQCGSCHKKFEMEFDLKQKAAEHRKFLKDHRDSLHNRCPKEWMNPNPIACKFCGQEKCVKPVIGSWKEHSINWLFLWLGQFIGFCTLEDLRYFCKYNKLHRTAAKDRLVFNAYTEIFKQLIRAD, encoded by the coding sequence ATGGAGAAGAAGGATAACAAGAGAAAAGATCAACCTTCATCAGCCTCCACCAACTACCGCCGCCGCAACGTGAAACCAAAGCTTTCGGCAGTTACTCCTCCCAATCCAGAGCCTCAACATCAAGAAATCAGAGAATTGCAGACACTCTCTCTCTTTCCTACCGAACCTTCATCTTCTTCCAATCATTCACAAGTTCCAGAGTTTTCATCGCCACCACAACCACCACTGGCACCGGCCGTCATCGACGACCTCGACATAGTCATCACTCCTCCCTTTCCATGGGCCACTGATCGTCCGGCGAAAATCCACACACTCCAATATCTCAACCAAAACAAGATCTTAACAATCACCGGAGACGTTCAATGTGGAAGCTGTCACAAAAAATTCGAAATGGAGTTTGATTTAAAACAAAAGGCTGCAGAGCATCGAAAGTTCTTGAAGgatcatagagattccttgCATAATAGATGTCCAAAAGAGTGGATGAACCCGAATCCGATTGCATGCAAATTCTGCGGCCAAGAAAAATGTGTGAAGCCTGTTATTGGAAGCTGGAAGGAACACTCCATTAATTGGTTGTTTCTTTGGTTGGGTCAGTTCATAGGGTTCTGCACTTTAGAAGATTTGAGGTATTTTTGCAAGTACAATAAATTGCATAGAACTGCAGCCAAAGATCGTCTTGTTTTCAACGCTTACACTGAAATCTTCAAACAACTCATtcgagccgattag
- the LOC130957826 gene encoding B3 domain-containing transcription factor VRN1-like, giving the protein MGYIVSILHYNIGEPEKLRKMNEEDQATPPSMNNSNAVLFFKIILSTTLEDGKLKIPTSFTRKYGDGLSNPVFLKPPDGTEWKVEWTKHDDGIFLEHGWNEFAMYYSLDHGHLLFFEYKNTSQFEVQICEVSGLEIDYPFHVIQQENENIEQINHEADQVFDDMPQSQNNRMKSPMSYPQPSNTTREVRTSCSLQNLPLIHQINGNECQGTSFDKSTFASIKKELDEDIGGSTPCPRVERLKQTLNKATTSKSKQNPSFMVIMKPSYANSYSMNIPSKFTAKYLKKQATAILEVHDGGRTWAVTYSFGKFSSGWKRFAKDNSLNVGDICVFELTNPKDLYFKVSITRIEEEELPLSQVEGDRVNCLEPAKVNYVESKSDIMIKVKKETQETSLATPPGFEPNEEALKEAKKFTSENPFFMVIIKPSFLRQRRPSIPAFFIRNYLKKTHIVTFKFGETRWHIKLLRYTRYRSPITLSNGWSLFCRGSRLKAGDVCIFELINKEDAVFDVHLFRCHS; this is encoded by the exons ATGGGTTATATTG TGTCCATACTTCACTACAACATTGGTGAGCCTGAAAAGCTTAGGAAAATGAATGAGGAAGATCAAGCCACACCACCATCCATGAATAATTCCAATGCAGTCCTTTTCTTCAAGATCATACTTTCAACAACTCTTGAAGATGGAAAACTT AAGATCCCAACCAGTTTCACTAGGAAATATGGTGATGGCCTATCAAACCCAGTGTTTCTTAAGCCTCCGGACGGAACCGAATGGAAAGTAGAATGGACTAAGCATGATGATGGGATTTTTCTTGAACATGGTTGGAATGAGTTTGCTATGTATTACTCTCTAGATCATGGGCATTTGCTGTTTTTTGAGTACAAAAACACTTCTCAATTTGAGGTACAAATATGTGAAGTGAGTGGCCTTGAAATAGATTATCCTTTCCATGTCATTCaacaagaaaatgaaaacatTGAACAGATCAATCATGAGGCAGATCAAGTGTTCGATGATATGCCTCAAAGCCAAAACAATAGAATGAAATCACCAATGTCTTATCCTCAACCATCAAACACAACTAGAGAAGTTAGAACAAGCTGCAGTTTGCAAAACTTGCCTCTTATTCACCAAATTAATGGTAATGAGTGTCAAGGAACAAGCTTTGACAAGTCAACATTTGCATCTATTAAGAAAGAATTGGATG AGGATATAGGTGGTAGCACTCCATGTCCAAGAGTGGAACGGTTAAAGCAAACCTTAAACAAAGCTACAACTTCCAAATCTAAGCAAAACCCCTCTTTCATGGTTATCATGAAACCTTCCTATGCTAACAGTTACTCAATG AATATCCCTTCCAAATTCACAGCAAAATATTTGAAGAAGCAAGCAACAGCCATCCTTGAGGTCCATGATGGGGGGAGAACATGGGCTGTTACTTACAGTTTTGGCAAATTCAGTTCTGGATGGAAGAGATTTGCAAAAGACAATAGTTTGAATGTAGGGGACATTTGTGTTTTTGAGCTCACGAATCCCAAAGACCTTTATTTTAAGGTATCCATAACTCGAATTGAAGAAGAGGAACTTCCGCTATCACAAG TTGAAGGAGACAGAGTCAATTGTTTAGAACCAGCGAAAGTCAATTATGTTGAAAGCAAGAGTGACATTATGATTAAAG TAAAAAAGGAAACACAAGAAACTTCATTGGCGACTCCTCCCGGCTTTGAGCCAAATGAAGAAGCCCTGAAAGAAGCTAAGAAATTCACCtcagaaaatccatttttcATGGTCATTATAAAGCCGAGTTTTCTGAGGCAACGCAGACCG AGTATACCAGCTTTCTTCatcagaaattacctcaaaaagACTCATATTGTGACATTCAAGTTTGGAGAGACACGGTGGCATATAAAGTTGCTGCGTTACACAAGATACAGAAGTCCAATCACATTATCGAATGGTTGGAGCctattttgtagaggaagtagATTGAAAGCAGGAGATGTTTGTATCTTTGAGCTAATCAACAAAGAAGATGCAGTGTTTGATGTTCACTTGTTTAGGTGCCACTCTTAG